CACCCGCCTGGAGCTGAACTTCGGCGCGCTGCAGCCGTGCCGGATCGAGATCGACTCCACCCTCCCGCTCGCGAGCGGCATGAGCAGTTCGTCGGCGGTCGTGGTCGCGTCCGCGCTCGCCCTGGCGCACCACAACGGACTGACCTCCGACCCACGGTGGACGGCCGAGATCACCTCCGACGAGGCGCTGGCCACCTACCTGGCCTGCGTCGAGAACGGGTCCGGCTTCGGCACCCTGGCCGGCCACACCGGCGTGGGCACCCGCGGCGGCTCCGAGGACCACACCGCGATGATCTGCTCCCGGCCCGACGAACTGGGCGTGTTCAGCTTCACCGACCGCGTCCCCGCCCGTGAGCGCACCATCGCGTTCCCCGAGGACCTGCGGTTCGTCGTCGTCATGAGCGGGGTGCTCGCCGAGAAGACCGGCCCCGCGCTGGCCCAGTACAACCGCTCCTCCGAGCTCGCCCGCTCCATCATCGCCGCCTGGAACGCCGCCACCGGACGCGCCGACGCGAACATCGGCCAGGCGCTGCGCAGCGGCGCGGACGCCCGCGCCGACCTGACCGCCCTCGTGGCGCAGGACGCCGACCTGGCCACCCGCCTGGAGCAGTTCCTCGTCGAGTCCGAGGACATCATCCCCGGCGCGGCGGACGCCCTGCAGCGCGGCGACCTCGGCACCTTCGGCGCGCTCGTAGACGCCTCGCAGCGTGCGGCCGACCTCGGCCTGGGCAACCAGATCGACGAGACCCGCCACCTGGCCGCCTCCGCCCGACGGCAGGGCGCGCACGCGGCGTCCGCTTTCGGCGCCGGCTACGGGGGAAGCGTCTGGGCGCTCGTCCGGCGTCCGGACGCCGACGCGTTCGCCACCGACTGGCTCGGCGAGTACCTGGCGGCCTATCCGCAGCACGCCGACACCGCCAGCGTCCTGGTCACCCGCCCCCGCGGCGGCGTCCGTGACGTGGCGCCGCACCTGGCAGGATGACCGGAATGGACGCCCCGCCCGCCGTGCAGACCAGCGCCGACCCCTCCTCCGTCCGACGGTGGAACGAGCGGGCGGTGCTGGCGACGCTCGAGGACGGGGCGCCGCGCCGGGCCGCCGAGATCGCCCGGGCGACCGGGCTGACGACCGCCTCGGTGCGTGACGTCCTGCGCACCCTGGCCAGCAAGGGCTGGGTCACCGACCTCGCGCCGGTGCAGGGCGGCATGGGACGCCCCGCGCGCACCTTCCGCCTCGACCGCCCCGACGCGGTCACCCTCGGCGTCGACCTCGGCGGCCACAGCGTCCGCGTCGTGCGCGCAGACCTGCTGGGCGACGTCGTGGCGGTCGGCGAGGCGTCCGTGCCCGCCGGGGACATCGCCGGCACCAAGTTGGTCCTCGCCCGGCTGCTCGCCGACGTCGACCCCGCCCAGATCTGGACGACGGGGCTGGCCGTCTCCGGCGCGCTGGACGCCGACGGCACCCTGCTGCGGTCGATCGCGCTGCCCCACCTGGCGGGCAGCCGCCCCGCCGACGTGTTCGCCGACACGCTGCCGGGCGACATCCTCACCACCCACGACGCCAAGTCGTCGCTGTGGGCCGAGCACAGGCGGGGCGCCGCGGTGGACGCCCGCGACGTCATGCTCGTCAGCCTGGGACGCCGCCCCGCGATCGCGCTCCTGCTCGACGGGCAGCTCTACCACGGCGCCCACGGCAGCGCGGGCGAGCTCTCCCTCAACGAACTACTCCCCGCGACGGGCGACTACACCTGGCGCGCCGCCGACGACGCGACCGATCCCCAGGGCGACGCGCTGCGCTCGGCGCTGGCCGGCGACGCCGAGTCCATCGAGGGCGCGCTGTCGTTCCTGCACGGCGTCACGCCGCAGATCGCCTACGCGGTCGCGC
Above is a window of Propioniciclava coleopterorum DNA encoding:
- a CDS encoding galactokinase family protein; the protein is MTSWFSPGRIEVLGKHTDYAGGRSLIAALDRGVTATVTAEPDGAVAHSAAMPDEVDLRDPAPLPSGHWGNYVKAAFTRLELNFGALQPCRIEIDSTLPLASGMSSSSAVVVASALALAHHNGLTSDPRWTAEITSDEALATYLACVENGSGFGTLAGHTGVGTRGGSEDHTAMICSRPDELGVFSFTDRVPARERTIAFPEDLRFVVVMSGVLAEKTGPALAQYNRSSELARSIIAAWNAATGRADANIGQALRSGADARADLTALVAQDADLATRLEQFLVESEDIIPGAADALQRGDLGTFGALVDASQRAADLGLGNQIDETRHLAASARRQGAHAASAFGAGYGGSVWALVRRPDADAFATDWLGEYLAAYPQHADTASVLVTRPRGGVRDVAPHLAG
- a CDS encoding ROK family transcriptional regulator, which codes for MDAPPAVQTSADPSSVRRWNERAVLATLEDGAPRRAAEIARATGLTTASVRDVLRTLASKGWVTDLAPVQGGMGRPARTFRLDRPDAVTLGVDLGGHSVRVVRADLLGDVVAVGEASVPAGDIAGTKLVLARLLADVDPAQIWTTGLAVSGALDADGTLLRSIALPHLAGSRPADVFADTLPGDILTTHDAKSSLWAEHRRGAAVDARDVMLVSLGRRPAIALLLDGQLYHGAHGSAGELSLNELLPATGDYTWRAADDATDPQGDALRSALAGDAESIEGALSFLHGVTPQIAYAVALVDPSMLVIGGALAPVLERGLPRFADELGARLQTPPDVRLSTLDQYAAAAGACLLARERLWTSLLDHPDGVAPLTRESFDAAVSA